The genomic interval GTTTCTTACGGGCAATCGCCAGGGTATCCACAATCCCGCAGTGGTCCGCGGTTTTCCGGACCGGCTTCATCCGGGCAAATTCAGCATCCATGAAGCCAACGTCAAACGCCGCGTTGTGAATGACCAGTTCGGCTCCCTTAATGAACTCAAAGAAGTCGTTGGCAACCTCGGCGAACTTGGGCTTGTCTTCCAGGAATTCATTGGTGATGCCGTGGACAGTAATAGCCTCGGCTTCTACCTCACGCTCTGGATTGATATAGACGTGGTAATTCCGCCCCGTCAGTTGGCGCTCGACGAGTTCCACGCAACCAATTTCGATGATCCGATGGCCATCGTTTGGATCAATACCCGTAGTTTCTGTATCCAGTACAATCTGTCTCATGATTTACTCAATTCAATAGGTCGTGCTCAGGCGCGAGCCAATTCTGCTACGCCTCGATTGGCCAGTTCGTCGGCCAGTTCGTTATCGGGGATACCGGCGTGGCCTTTGACCCAATGCCAGTTAACTTCGTGCCGGGCCACCTCGGTATCCAGCTCACGCCAGAGGTCCTCGTTCTTGACCGGTTTCTTGGCAGCGGTTTTCCAGCCATTGCGTTTCCAGCCGGCCATCCACTCGGTAATGCCCTTGCGCACGTACTGGGAATCGGTATAGAGCTCCACCGCGCAAGACCGCTTTAGCGCAGCCAACCCACGAATCGCAGCCATTAACTCCATCCGGTTATTAGTGGTGTTGGCTTCGCCGCCATTCATCGTTTTGCAGGTTTCACCATAACGCAGGACAACGCCCCAGCCTCCAGGCCCGGGATTTCCCTTGCAGGCCCCGTCGGTATACAGAATCACCTTGCCTGACATCTTTTCTCCCAT from Marinobacter sp. LA51 carries:
- the dnaQ gene encoding DNA polymerase III subunit epsilon: MRQIVLDTETTGIDPNDGHRIIEIGCVELVERQLTGRNYHVYINPEREVEAEAITVHGITNEFLEDKPKFAEVANDFFEFIKGAELVIHNAAFDVGFMDAEFARMKPVRKTADHCGIVDTLAIARKKHPGQKNNLDALCKRYGVDNSNRDLHGALLDAEILADVYLLLTGGQTALSLDAGAEEGGSGTGIRRLPAERPALKVVRASDDESGAHEEFMAMLEKKAGETVWGKLQPSE
- the rnhA gene encoding ribonuclease HI codes for the protein MSGKVILYTDGACKGNPGPGGWGVVLRYGETCKTMNGGEANTTNNRMELMAAIRGLAALKRSCAVELYTDSQYVRKGITEWMAGWKRNGWKTAAKKPVKNEDLWRELDTEVARHEVNWHWVKGHAGIPDNELADELANRGVAELARA